The following proteins are encoded in a genomic region of Flammeovirga pectinis:
- a CDS encoding YqiA/YcfP family alpha/beta fold hydrolase: MKQSLAYYIILLVIKLKGIKRDFSKVPIDFKKIRKEDVKLPNDRFFKKHILKTFKVSESLITEIGCVEKADKLLIFIHGGAFISGPTQHHWDTIKEIAKRTNYTIWMCDYPKAPENQIAKISENIDAIYSKALKNYQPNHIAIIGDSVGGTLATALTQRLKINKIELPAKLILVSPVMDASMSNPAIDSFEKLDPMLSRAGVLSAKKMCAGTMDLKDPMISPLYGDFEGFPETILFLSQNDIMYSDTKLAELKMKNANVNLEVIEGKNMPHIWPFLPVMKEAQDSLKEIIRRINTI, translated from the coding sequence ATGAAACAAAGCTTAGCATATTATATCATACTCTTGGTTATAAAATTAAAAGGAATTAAAAGAGACTTTAGTAAGGTACCAATAGATTTCAAAAAGATTAGGAAAGAAGATGTTAAGCTACCAAATGATCGGTTTTTCAAGAAACATATACTGAAAACTTTTAAAGTGTCAGAGTCCTTAATTACAGAAATAGGATGTGTAGAAAAAGCTGATAAATTGCTAATCTTTATTCATGGAGGAGCATTTATTTCTGGTCCTACACAACATCATTGGGATACAATAAAAGAAATTGCAAAAAGAACGAACTATACAATTTGGATGTGTGATTATCCAAAAGCACCAGAAAATCAGATAGCTAAAATCTCTGAAAATATTGACGCAATATATTCTAAAGCACTAAAGAATTATCAACCAAACCATATTGCTATTATCGGAGATTCCGTTGGGGGTACTTTAGCAACTGCATTAACTCAGCGTTTAAAAATAAATAAAATTGAATTACCTGCTAAATTAATTCTTGTTTCTCCAGTAATGGATGCTAGTATGTCTAATCCAGCAATTGATTCTTTTGAAAAATTAGACCCAATGCTTTCAAGAGCTGGAGTATTGAGTGCAAAAAAGATGTGTGCTGGCACTATGGATTTGAAAGACCCTATGATTTCTCCTTTGTATGGAGACTTTGAAGGATTTCCTGAAACAATCTTGTTTCTTTCTCAAAACGACATTATGTATTCGGATACAAAATTGGCCGAATTAAAGATGAAGAATGCTAATGTAAATCTTGAAGTTATTGAAGGGAAAAACATGCCACATATTTGGCCTTTTCTTCCTGTAATGAAAGAAGCACAAGACTCTTTAAAAGAGATAATCCGAAGAATAAACACTATCTAA
- a CDS encoding alpha/beta fold hydrolase, with protein MKFTHQSDTFIEIDSAKIYFEEIGTPQKQPLLFLHGGFGNIEDFNGIIPLLKNEYRIIGIDSRGQGKSTLGNKALTYARIEKDIEVIIKQLNLVNPVILGFSDGGISALRLTSSNSLKVDKLIVIGSSWHSKSLANSKSFLEAITTEKWKERFPETYEQYQNLNVDPDFDKLTKAMVKMWIDETSTGHPDETVQNINCPTLIIRGDNDHLCSKQSSFELSELIKDADFANIPFCGHEVFNDQKNILMEMVNQFLVQ; from the coding sequence ATGAAATTCACTCATCAATCAGATACATTTATAGAAATTGATTCTGCTAAAATATATTTTGAAGAAATTGGAACCCCTCAAAAGCAGCCTTTATTATTTCTTCATGGAGGATTTGGAAACATAGAAGATTTTAATGGAATTATCCCGTTACTCAAAAATGAATACCGTATTATTGGAATTGATAGTAGAGGTCAAGGTAAATCAACTTTAGGAAATAAGGCACTAACATATGCTCGTATTGAAAAGGACATTGAAGTAATTATTAAACAATTAAATTTAGTAAACCCTGTGATTTTAGGGTTTAGTGATGGGGGGATTTCTGCCTTGAGGTTAACGAGTTCCAATTCATTAAAAGTAGATAAATTAATAGTTATTGGTTCTAGTTGGCATTCAAAATCACTGGCAAACTCAAAATCTTTTTTAGAAGCGATAACAACTGAAAAATGGAAAGAAAGGTTTCCAGAAACGTATGAACAGTATCAAAATCTAAACGTTGATCCAGATTTTGATAAACTAACCAAGGCTATGGTCAAAATGTGGATTGATGAAACATCAACGGGTCACCCAGATGAAACAGTACAAAATATAAACTGCCCAACCTTAATAATTCGTGGAGATAATGACCATTTATGCAGTAAGCAATCATCGTTTGAATTATCTGAATTAATCAAAGATGCCGATTTTGCAAATATCCCTTTCTGTGGTCACGAAGTGTTTAATGACCAAAAAAACATTTTAATGGAAATGGTAAATCAATTCTTAGTGCAGTGA
- a CDS encoding nitrilase-related carbon-nitrogen hydrolase — MNNQSKYIAPYHAVCITSNYEFVSSRKEMIPIIDRLELDIKVAINFANTKLPVKLVLLSECVIQGFPDELQDMDPLKYLENIAIHIDGPEIERFKTIAKENAIYLAAGFRTVKPEFPGRYFNEAILFNPKGEIELQHYKHSVLFPTEHSATPHDVLDQWIDLYGDNLDSFFPVADTEIGKIGLCLAMGGSYPEYIRGMAMNGTEVLCRMGTPHPFDGAFKIQNQAHALNNTLFVVGAEVSTGTVVPNSSPVGMANGNSHVVKYDGSIISESLGGQGDYFLAGEIDVESLREFRISSMVANWTKDLKTEIIRKIYEKQILPPNMYKDETPYNTKGYIKNVLKKQVELMIERGVYTPPSSSGWRDRIIGANLE; from the coding sequence ATGAATAACCAATCAAAGTACATAGCACCTTATCACGCAGTATGTATTACCTCGAATTATGAGTTTGTAAGTTCGAGAAAAGAAATGATTCCAATAATTGATAGATTAGAATTAGATATTAAGGTTGCTATCAACTTTGCAAATACAAAATTACCTGTAAAACTAGTTCTTTTATCTGAATGTGTAATCCAAGGTTTTCCAGATGAGCTCCAGGATATGGACCCGTTAAAGTATCTTGAAAATATAGCTATACATATTGATGGACCTGAAATTGAAAGATTCAAAACTATAGCTAAAGAAAATGCTATATATCTTGCAGCTGGTTTTAGAACTGTGAAACCTGAATTTCCAGGTAGATATTTCAATGAAGCAATTTTATTTAATCCTAAAGGTGAAATAGAATTACAACATTATAAACATTCGGTTTTGTTTCCTACGGAACATTCAGCAACTCCACACGATGTATTAGATCAATGGATTGATTTATATGGAGATAATTTGGATTCTTTTTTCCCTGTTGCAGACACTGAAATAGGAAAAATAGGCCTTTGCTTGGCTATGGGAGGTTCATATCCAGAATATATAAGGGGTATGGCAATGAATGGTACTGAAGTATTATGTAGAATGGGGACTCCTCATCCATTTGATGGTGCTTTCAAAATTCAGAATCAAGCTCATGCTTTAAATAACACACTTTTCGTTGTGGGAGCTGAAGTAAGTACAGGTACAGTAGTTCCTAATAGCTCACCTGTGGGTATGGCAAATGGTAATTCACACGTAGTTAAATACGATGGTAGCATCATCTCTGAATCTTTAGGTGGTCAAGGCGATTATTTTCTTGCAGGTGAAATTGATGTAGAATCTTTAAGAGAATTTCGTATATCTTCTATGGTAGCAAATTGGACAAAAGATTTAAAAACAGAAATAATTCGTAAAATATATGAGAAGCAGATACTGCCTCCTAATATGTATAAAGACGAAACTCCATACAACACAAAAGGATATATTAAGAATGTCCTGAAAAAACAAGTTGAATTGATGATAGAAAGAGGTGTTTATACTCCGCCATCTAGTTCAGGTTGGAGAGATAGAATAATAGGAGCAAATCTTGAATAA